Proteins encoded within one genomic window of Thermococcus celer Vu 13 = JCM 8558:
- a CDS encoding 2-oxoglutarate ferredoxin oxidoreductase subunit delta yields the protein MADVETKTAIEKNGYLVTGKAEGVVEIDVDTFLCKGCGICVEMCPRKVFEWSGELSEKGVHYPVPVNAEKCVKCKLCELLCPDFAISVRW from the coding sequence ATGGCAGATGTCGAAACCAAGACAGCCATTGAAAAGAACGGCTACCTCGTTACCGGCAAGGCGGAGGGCGTCGTTGAAATCGACGTGGACACTTTTCTCTGCAAGGGCTGCGGAATCTGCGTCGAGATGTGTCCCAGAAAGGTCTTCGAGTGGAGCGGGGAGCTGAGCGAAAAGGGCGTCCACTACCCGGTTCCGGTTAACGCCGAGAAGTGCGTCAAGTGCAAACTCTGCGAGCTCCTCTGCCCGGACTTCGCGATATCCGTAAGGTGGTGA
- a CDS encoding 2-oxoacid:acceptor oxidoreductase subunit alpha produces MIIRGDEPEQLELLRKLYKPGNYFLQGNEALSYGALFAGCRFYAGYPITPSSEIAETMARELPKLGGYYLQMEDEIGSIAAMVGASWTGFKVMTATSGPGFSLMQENLGYAVMTETPLVLVDVQRSGPSTGQATKGAQGDFFQARWGTHGDHPMVAVSPISGQDAFWEVIRAFNIAERLRTPVVFLFDGVLAHTREQVRIPDVSEVEITYRKLPANEEEAKLPFGDPHGDGVPPMPLFGHGYFTHVTGSTHKENGLRDVYTPEVHDKLVRRIHRKIEKNRDVYESYEERFTDDAEILVVSWGVTARPALGAVIRAREEGIKAGLFVPKTVHPFPGERMRQLGKRVRAVLVPEMNLGQMILEVERHVNDDVLLRGINRIGGVPLTVEEILREIRGVA; encoded by the coding sequence ATGATAATCCGGGGCGACGAGCCCGAGCAACTGGAGCTCCTGAGAAAGCTCTACAAACCCGGCAACTACTTCCTGCAGGGCAACGAGGCACTGTCTTACGGAGCCCTCTTCGCGGGTTGCAGGTTCTACGCGGGCTACCCGATAACGCCATCGAGCGAGATCGCGGAGACGATGGCCCGGGAGCTACCGAAGCTCGGCGGCTACTACCTCCAGATGGAGGACGAGATAGGGAGCATAGCGGCGATGGTCGGTGCCTCCTGGACCGGCTTCAAGGTCATGACGGCGACGAGCGGGCCGGGTTTCAGTCTGATGCAGGAAAACCTCGGCTACGCTGTCATGACCGAGACACCTCTCGTTCTGGTCGATGTCCAGAGGAGCGGGCCGAGCACGGGGCAGGCCACTAAAGGAGCCCAGGGGGACTTCTTCCAGGCGAGGTGGGGGACCCACGGAGACCACCCTATGGTTGCGGTCTCCCCGATAAGCGGACAGGACGCCTTCTGGGAGGTAATAAGAGCGTTCAACATCGCCGAGAGGCTGAGGACTCCGGTGGTCTTCCTCTTCGATGGAGTTCTGGCGCACACGAGGGAGCAGGTGCGGATCCCGGACGTTTCGGAGGTTGAGATAACCTACCGCAAGCTTCCGGCCAACGAGGAGGAGGCTAAACTGCCCTTCGGGGACCCGCACGGCGACGGCGTCCCGCCCATGCCGCTCTTCGGTCACGGTTACTTCACCCACGTCACGGGCTCAACCCACAAGGAGAACGGCCTGAGGGACGTTTACACTCCGGAAGTCCACGACAAACTCGTGAGGAGGATCCACCGCAAGATAGAAAAGAACAGGGACGTTTACGAGAGCTACGAGGAGCGCTTTACCGACGATGCGGAGATCCTCGTCGTCAGCTGGGGAGTGACCGCGAGGCCCGCGCTTGGAGCCGTTATCAGGGCGAGGGAGGAGGGAATAAAGGCCGGTCTCTTCGTGCCGAAGACGGTCCATCCCTTCCCGGGCGAGAGGATGAGGCAACTTGGAAAGCGCGTCAGGGCGGTACTCGTTCCGGAGATGAACCTCGGTCAGATGATACTCGAGGTCGAGCGCCACGTCAACGACGACGTTCTCCTGAGGGGAATCAACAGAATCGGTGGCGTGCCATTAACCGTTGAGGAGATCCTCCGCGAGATAAGGGGTGTTGCCTGA
- a CDS encoding 2-oxoacid:ferredoxin oxidoreductase subunit beta, whose product MAKEIYSTYPMVKYLRREALPTALCPGCGGGTVLNAFANAVDGLKLDPKDLVVVSGIGCSAWIASPYFLADTLHTTHGRAIAFATGVKVGLPDKKVVVISGDGDLASIGGNHLIHAARRNIDVTVILVNNFIYGMTGGQVAPTTPFGAKTTTSPYRNIEHPLQISETVAAAGASYVARWTTAHVYQLIESIKTALQVKGFSLVEVISQCPVQYGRRNRMKEPAEMLRWFLRNSVPVSKARKMRPEELEGKFVVGEIVRRERPEFTEELNKLVDEVQEHFGLKGE is encoded by the coding sequence ATGGCGAAGGAGATATACTCCACCTACCCGATGGTTAAGTACCTCCGCAGGGAGGCCCTTCCAACGGCTCTGTGTCCCGGCTGCGGCGGTGGGACGGTTCTCAACGCCTTCGCCAACGCCGTCGATGGGTTAAAGCTCGACCCGAAGGACCTGGTCGTCGTCAGCGGCATCGGCTGTTCGGCGTGGATAGCCTCGCCCTACTTCCTGGCGGACACGCTTCACACCACCCACGGGAGGGCGATAGCCTTCGCAACGGGCGTCAAGGTCGGCCTTCCCGACAAGAAGGTGGTGGTGATAAGCGGCGACGGCGACCTGGCGAGCATAGGCGGGAACCACCTAATCCACGCCGCGAGGAGGAACATCGACGTAACCGTCATCCTCGTGAACAACTTCATCTACGGTATGACCGGCGGACAGGTGGCCCCGACGACTCCCTTCGGCGCGAAGACGACCACCAGCCCGTACAGGAACATAGAACACCCGCTCCAGATCTCGGAGACGGTGGCGGCCGCGGGAGCGAGCTACGTCGCCAGGTGGACCACCGCACACGTTTACCAGCTCATCGAGAGCATCAAGACCGCTTTGCAGGTCAAAGGGTTCTCGCTCGTCGAGGTCATATCTCAGTGCCCGGTTCAGTACGGGCGGAGGAACAGGATGAAGGAGCCCGCCGAGATGCTCCGCTGGTTCCTGCGCAACTCGGTGCCCGTCTCCAAAGCCAGGAAGATGAGGCCGGAGGAGCTCGAGGGCAAGTTCGTCGTCGGCGAGATAGTCAGGCGGGAGAGGCCCGAGTTCACGGAGGAGCTTAACAAGCTTGTTGATGAAGTCCAGGAACACTTCGGCCTCAAGGGGGAGTGA
- a CDS encoding 2-oxoacid:ferredoxin oxidoreductase subunit gamma produces MQIRFAGVGGQGVVLAGVILGEAAAIEGLNVLQTQDYSSASRGGHSIADVIISKEPIYDVMVTKADVLVALAQLGYDTVKDSLKEDGTLIVDTDLVKPDRDYIGAPFTRMAEESTGLSLTVNMVALGYLVAKTGVVRRENVEEAIRRRVPKGTEEINLRAFRAGYEEGRK; encoded by the coding sequence ATGCAGATAAGGTTCGCGGGTGTGGGCGGTCAGGGAGTCGTCCTTGCTGGAGTCATACTCGGCGAGGCGGCCGCCATAGAGGGGTTGAACGTTCTCCAGACGCAGGACTACAGCTCCGCCAGCAGGGGCGGCCACTCGATAGCCGACGTCATCATATCTAAGGAGCCCATCTACGACGTCATGGTGACGAAAGCGGACGTTCTCGTCGCCCTCGCCCAGCTCGGCTACGACACCGTCAAGGATAGCCTGAAGGAGGATGGAACGCTCATAGTTGACACCGACCTCGTTAAACCCGATAGGGATTACATCGGCGCCCCGTTCACGAGGATGGCCGAGGAGAGCACGGGGCTTTCGCTGACGGTCAACATGGTGGCCCTCGGCTACCTCGTGGCGAAGACCGGCGTCGTGCGCAGGGAGAACGTTGAGGAGGCCATAAGGAGGCGCGTTCCGAAAGGGACGGAGGAGATAAACCTCAGGGCCTTCCGGGCCGGCTACGAGGAGGGGAGGAAGTGA
- a CDS encoding 2-oxoacid:acceptor oxidoreductase subunit alpha has translation MRYPFPVGKSDFIQGDEAIARAAILAGCRFYAGYPITPASEIFEAMALYMPLVDGVSIQMEDELASMAAIIGASWAGAKVMTATSGPGFSLMQENLGYAVMTETPVVVVDVQRGGPSTGQPTLAAQGDIMQAIWGTHGDHSLIVLSPSTVQEAFDLTIRAFNLAEKYRTPVVLLTDAEIAHMRERVYIPSPDEIEIVNRKLPANEEEAKLPFGDPHGDGVPPMPIFGKGYHTYVTGLTHDEMGHPKTVDAEVHERLIRRIFDKLERNRDEIISYEEFELDDAEVAIVSTGIVSRSAIRAVKMLRERGVKAGMLKLNTIWPFNFEMIEELAERVRKIYVPEMNMGQLYHLVREGANGRAEVELIAKIGGEVHTPMDIVERVVG, from the coding sequence ATGAGATACCCGTTTCCGGTTGGAAAATCCGACTTCATCCAGGGCGATGAGGCGATAGCGAGGGCCGCCATCCTTGCAGGGTGCAGGTTCTACGCGGGCTACCCGATAACGCCCGCGAGCGAGATATTCGAGGCAATGGCCCTCTACATGCCCCTCGTCGATGGAGTGAGCATACAGATGGAGGACGAGCTGGCGAGCATGGCGGCCATAATAGGGGCCTCGTGGGCCGGTGCAAAGGTCATGACGGCGACGAGCGGGCCGGGTTTCAGTCTGATGCAGGAAAACCTCGGCTACGCGGTCATGACCGAAACTCCGGTTGTCGTCGTCGACGTCCAGCGCGGCGGCCCCTCGACGGGCCAGCCGACGCTGGCGGCCCAGGGGGACATAATGCAGGCCATCTGGGGAACCCACGGCGATCATTCGCTCATCGTCCTCAGCCCGTCGACCGTTCAGGAGGCCTTCGACTTAACGATAAGGGCCTTCAACTTAGCTGAGAAGTACAGGACGCCGGTGGTTCTCCTCACGGACGCGGAGATAGCCCACATGCGCGAGCGCGTCTACATCCCCAGCCCCGACGAGATAGAGATAGTGAACCGCAAGCTTCCGGCCAACGAGGAGGAGGCTAAACTGCCCTTCGGGGACCCGCACGGCGACGGCGTCCCGCCCATGCCGATATTCGGGAAGGGGTACCACACCTACGTCACCGGCCTCACCCACGACGAGATGGGACACCCGAAGACCGTTGACGCCGAGGTTCACGAAAGGCTCATCAGGAGGATATTCGATAAGCTGGAGCGCAACAGGGACGAGATAATCTCCTACGAGGAGTTCGAGCTCGACGACGCCGAGGTGGCGATAGTCAGCACGGGCATAGTCTCGCGCTCCGCCATCAGGGCCGTGAAGATGCTGAGGGAGAGGGGCGTTAAGGCGGGAATGCTCAAGCTCAACACGATATGGCCATTCAACTTCGAGATGATAGAGGAACTCGCCGAGAGGGTCAGGAAGATATACGTCCCGGAGATGAACATGGGGCAGCTCTACCACCTCGTCAGGGAGGGCGCCAACGGAAGGGCCGAGGTCGAGCTCATAGCCAAGATAGGTGGGGAGGTTCACACCCCGATGGACATAGTCGAGAGGGTGGTGGGATGA
- a CDS encoding 2-oxoacid:ferredoxin oxidoreductase subunit beta: MYLKSAYEIRDKYLRKDMLPTIFCPGCGIGSALQYTLRAIDDLGLNQDEIVWVSGIGCSSRVPGFVDFDGLHTTHGRALAFATGIKLANPDLKIIAFMGDGDTAAIGGNHFIHAIRRNLDVTVILINNFTYGMTGGQVAPTTLKGLKGTTAPYGQFENPFDIADLAVAAGANYVARWSVFNYLQGINSIKKALQKEGFSLVEFLSPCPISFGRRNRMKTSPELLRWYQKITVPLAKAKKMKPEELEGKVVIGEFVDRDRPGLVREYEAYKRRAKKTMGWEE, from the coding sequence ATGTACCTCAAATCCGCTTACGAGATCCGCGACAAATACCTGAGAAAGGACATGCTACCGACCATATTCTGCCCGGGCTGTGGGATAGGGTCGGCCCTCCAGTACACGCTCCGCGCGATAGACGATCTCGGCCTCAACCAGGACGAGATAGTCTGGGTCAGCGGAATCGGGTGCAGCTCGAGGGTCCCGGGTTTCGTGGACTTCGACGGCCTGCACACCACCCACGGGAGGGCCCTCGCCTTCGCAACTGGCATAAAGCTCGCCAACCCGGACCTCAAGATAATCGCCTTCATGGGCGACGGTGACACGGCCGCAATCGGTGGGAACCACTTCATCCACGCCATCAGGAGAAACCTCGACGTCACCGTTATCCTCATCAACAACTTCACCTACGGGATGACCGGCGGGCAGGTCGCCCCGACGACTTTGAAAGGCCTAAAGGGGACCACCGCCCCGTACGGACAGTTCGAGAACCCCTTCGACATAGCCGACCTTGCGGTCGCGGCCGGCGCCAACTACGTGGCGAGGTGGAGCGTCTTCAACTACCTCCAGGGGATCAACAGCATAAAGAAGGCCCTTCAGAAGGAGGGCTTCAGCCTCGTCGAGTTCCTCTCGCCGTGCCCGATAAGCTTCGGAAGGAGGAACAGGATGAAGACCTCCCCCGAGTTGCTCCGCTGGTACCAGAAGATAACCGTCCCGCTCGCCAAGGCGAAGAAGATGAAGCCGGAGGAGCTCGAGGGCAAGGTCGTCATCGGCGAGTTCGTTGACCGGGACAGGCCGGGCCTCGTGAGGGAGTACGAAGCGTACAAGCGGAGGGCAAAGAAGACGATGGGGTGGGAAGAATGA
- a CDS encoding 2-oxoacid:ferredoxin oxidoreductase subunit gamma, whose product MRKEVLFSGFGGQGVILASVILGRAAAVYENLYAVQSQAYGPESRGGASKAEVVISDEPIDYPKTLSPDYAVLFSQEAYNKYLHSVREGAKVIVEEELVPRRDLEFEKKLDVLALPLTEIAEETTGLSLTMNILTLGILTAWTGVVSREAVEKAVLDAVPRGTEEINLRALHRGFELGEKAKNGEL is encoded by the coding sequence ATGAGGAAGGAGGTACTCTTCAGCGGTTTCGGTGGCCAGGGCGTCATCCTCGCCAGCGTTATCCTCGGCAGGGCGGCCGCGGTCTACGAGAACCTCTACGCGGTGCAGAGCCAGGCCTACGGTCCCGAGTCGAGGGGTGGAGCGAGCAAGGCGGAGGTCGTCATCAGCGACGAGCCCATAGACTACCCCAAGACCCTCAGCCCGGACTACGCCGTCCTCTTCTCCCAGGAGGCCTACAACAAGTACCTCCACTCGGTGAGGGAGGGGGCGAAGGTAATAGTCGAGGAGGAGCTCGTCCCGAGGAGAGACCTGGAGTTCGAGAAGAAGCTCGACGTGCTGGCCCTTCCGCTCACGGAGATAGCCGAGGAGACGACGGGTTTGAGCCTCACGATGAACATCCTGACCCTCGGGATCCTGACCGCCTGGACGGGCGTCGTAAGCAGGGAAGCCGTGGAGAAGGCGGTTCTGGACGCCGTTCCCAGGGGGACGGAGGAGATAAACCTGAGGGCTTTACACAGGGGGTTCGAGCTCGGGGAGAAGGCCAAAAACGGGGAGCTCTGA
- a CDS encoding DUF192 domain-containing protein, with protein sequence MLTNETKNRSWGGTVRLADSFFKRFRGLMLVGNVSYALVFVLPAETRANASIHTFFMLDDIDVIWLDSSRRVVDFKRARKWRLYVPKNPARYIIEGPVGVIRTLDVSEGDLISWQASEEKKKAVPLKIGMPDKISFDPSNGIAMTESVREVKVKGR encoded by the coding sequence ATGCTCACCAACGAGACCAAAAACCGAAGCTGGGGTGGGACGGTCAGGCTCGCCGACAGCTTCTTCAAACGATTCAGGGGTTTAATGCTCGTTGGGAACGTCAGCTACGCCCTCGTCTTCGTCCTCCCGGCCGAGACACGGGCCAACGCCTCGATCCACACCTTCTTCATGCTGGACGACATCGACGTGATATGGCTCGACTCGTCGAGGAGGGTCGTTGATTTCAAACGGGCGAGGAAGTGGCGCCTCTACGTCCCCAAAAATCCCGCGAGGTACATCATCGAGGGCCCGGTGGGCGTTATAAGGACGCTCGACGTCTCGGAGGGCGATCTAATAAGCTGGCAGGCGAGCGAGGAGAAAAAGAAGGCCGTGCCCCTGAAGATCGGCATGCCCGACAAGATATCCTTCGACCCATCTAACGGGATCGCGATGACGGAGAGCGTTAGGGAAGTGAAGGTGAAGGGACGCTGA
- a CDS encoding radical SAM/SPASM domain-containing protein, whose protein sequence is MSEKIFLPNPKALWEIKNNRAIIHMADKELGLDEEGTKIFSRIVQRKPIKITTLEQEEFIDDLIRNDVILPYNPENPSFFPPGAIAVEITHKCNLQCEHCYVGIRENPSVLSLEAFKKIVREMEEMSCYALAIGGGEPTLHPDFEKILRAIYNSKVRAHIVTNGTTNIADYLEKYADKKRNSFEVTVSIDGPKDIHEKIRKNAVFDRIIENIQKLAELGWKPHIQTTVSLKNYYSIPRLLDQIKNLPIQSWAVKMEYPVGNAKVHANMFPSPHEFVEIRDQIHKWWERSGIKTIKFVDDLGYFPPVLKKPAKRRMYYLCSAGVTQVTLDADGNITPCTLIQIADGTSKYIAGNIYVDSLKEVWNTSELLWKFRLLWPENEICSRCGLVCAKCPATVLAIAKNLFKPDPRCSMFQRRCGDVNS, encoded by the coding sequence ATGTCTGAGAAAATATTCCTGCCGAATCCTAAAGCATTGTGGGAAATAAAAAATAACAGAGCAATAATACATATGGCGGATAAAGAGCTTGGATTGGATGAAGAAGGCACTAAAATCTTTTCCAGAATTGTACAACGCAAGCCTATAAAGATAACTACTCTGGAGCAAGAAGAATTTATAGATGATTTGATAAGAAATGATGTGATCTTACCCTATAACCCAGAAAATCCTTCTTTTTTCCCGCCGGGAGCTATAGCTGTTGAGATTACACATAAGTGTAATTTGCAGTGTGAGCACTGCTACGTAGGAATACGGGAAAATCCAAGTGTTCTATCTTTGGAGGCGTTTAAGAAGATTGTGCGTGAAATGGAAGAGATGAGTTGTTACGCGTTAGCAATTGGAGGAGGAGAACCTACTTTACATCCAGATTTTGAAAAAATTTTAAGAGCTATATACAACAGTAAGGTAAGAGCACACATAGTCACAAATGGAACAACAAACATTGCAGATTATCTTGAAAAATATGCAGATAAAAAGAGAAATAGCTTTGAAGTGACTGTAAGTATAGATGGACCCAAAGATATACATGAGAAAATTCGGAAAAATGCAGTATTTGACAGGATAATTGAAAACATCCAGAAACTGGCGGAATTGGGCTGGAAACCGCACATTCAGACAACTGTCTCCTTAAAAAATTATTATTCCATTCCCAGATTATTGGATCAAATTAAAAATTTACCCATTCAAAGTTGGGCAGTTAAGATGGAATATCCCGTAGGTAATGCTAAAGTTCATGCAAACATGTTCCCCTCTCCCCATGAATTTGTAGAAATTAGGGATCAGATTCATAAATGGTGGGAAAGAAGTGGTATCAAAACAATAAAGTTTGTAGATGATTTAGGGTACTTTCCTCCGGTTCTCAAAAAACCAGCTAAAAGAAGAATGTATTATCTTTGTTCTGCTGGTGTTACTCAAGTAACCTTAGATGCAGATGGTAACATTACTCCATGCACCCTCATCCAGATTGCTGATGGAACTTCAAAATACATTGCTGGAAATATATATGTGGATAGCTTAAAGGAAGTGTGGAACACCAGTGAATTATTGTGGAAATTTAGATTGTTGTGGCCAGAAAATGAGATATGCTCCCGTTGTGGTTTAGTATGTGCCAAGTGTCCCGCTACAGTGCTTGCAATTGCAAAGAATCTTTTTAAACCTGATCCAAGATGCTCAATGTTCCAGAGGAGGTGTGGCGATGTCAATAGTTGA
- a CDS encoding ABC transporter ATP-binding protein, with amino-acid sequence MSIVELKNVVKSFSGPQGNIVAVNNLSFQAKESGVLGILGPNGAGKTTTLRMIATIYKPDRGTIMVDGIDVLKEPLKVRSKIAYMPQEPDLIPSLSVEDHITYYLRFRGFDKKEAKKCCEEALRSFNLEKHRNKKPFQLSTGLKRRVQLASVLSAEAPVIFLDEPTTGLDPMSKRNTWELIKDRIEDSGATILLTSHDLYEVEYLANRVIIINNGRLIAEGTPRDLRKKFGKSVKVVFEDSLSFDALRGELMGVEGVKDISQVSENAVEIKLDSIDRSINNLVRVLASKELQIKDIITTAANFEDVYLEILGGEI; translated from the coding sequence ATGTCAATAGTTGAATTAAAAAACGTTGTAAAATCGTTTTCAGGTCCCCAGGGGAATATCGTTGCTGTCAACAATCTAAGTTTTCAAGCAAAAGAAAGTGGAGTTCTTGGTATTCTTGGTCCCAATGGTGCTGGAAAAACGACAACTTTAAGGATGATTGCCACGATTTACAAGCCTGACAGAGGCACCATAATGGTTGATGGAATAGACGTTCTGAAGGAGCCTTTGAAAGTCAGAAGCAAGATAGCGTATATGCCCCAGGAGCCGGATTTGATCCCGTCTTTGTCCGTTGAGGATCACATAACTTACTATCTCCGTTTTAGGGGTTTCGACAAAAAAGAAGCCAAAAAGTGTTGCGAAGAAGCCCTGAGATCATTCAATTTGGAGAAGCACAGAAACAAAAAGCCCTTTCAACTCAGCACTGGGCTAAAAAGACGGGTTCAATTGGCATCTGTTTTGTCTGCGGAAGCGCCTGTGATTTTTCTTGACGAACCAACAACGGGATTGGATCCGATGAGCAAGAGGAACACGTGGGAGTTAATCAAAGACAGGATTGAGGATAGCGGGGCAACTATCCTCCTCACAAGTCATGATCTTTATGAGGTGGAGTATCTTGCAAATCGTGTTATAATCATAAACAATGGTAGACTAATAGCCGAGGGCACGCCGAGAGATTTGAGAAAAAAGTTTGGTAAGAGCGTTAAAGTTGTATTTGAGGATTCTTTGAGTTTTGACGCTTTGAGAGGGGAGCTTATGGGTGTTGAGGGAGTGAAAGATATTTCTCAGGTAAGCGAGAATGCAGTTGAGATAAAGCTGGACTCCATAGACCGTTCCATTAACAATCTTGTCCGGGTTCTCGCATCCAAGGAGCTACAAATTAAGGACATCATCACAACCGCTGCAAACTTCGAGGACGTGTATCTTGAAATACTGGGAGGTGAAATATGA
- a CDS encoding ABC transporter permease, whose amino-acid sequence MDLKSAVSSLGVAISREIKIGMDLEFFFGTLFEPLIYVMLFGPLMGKLIGNVNFGGNEISYLAFMFPGVLTIIGINQGFRGAATFIQDKFRGGLETLFTLPVHRSTLFLAKILGSCLRALIAMSVISLLAALMAEGLSLTLLGILKSFLINMTLVIALASCMVYLLSKSQNPNLPLAISGILLLPMMFLSTVFYPESVFSGSRVLSLIVAVNPMTHAARLIRSFIYSTPLPASTLLISTAYLSVLAFVSLLLGIRGFSRALER is encoded by the coding sequence ATGGACCTTAAATCAGCGGTATCTTCGCTTGGAGTTGCCATTTCAAGGGAAATAAAAATTGGCATGGATTTAGAATTTTTCTTCGGGACTTTGTTTGAGCCCCTAATATACGTCATGCTCTTTGGACCTTTGATGGGGAAGCTCATTGGAAACGTGAATTTTGGGGGAAATGAAATCTCTTATCTTGCTTTTATGTTTCCAGGAGTGCTCACCATAATAGGCATCAACCAAGGGTTCCGAGGAGCGGCAACATTTATTCAGGATAAGTTTAGAGGAGGCTTGGAGACACTTTTCACGCTCCCCGTGCATCGTTCAACTCTCTTCTTAGCAAAGATTTTGGGCTCATGTTTGAGGGCATTAATAGCAATGTCGGTAATATCGCTTTTGGCAGCTTTAATGGCAGAAGGGCTTTCTTTAACGTTATTGGGAATTTTAAAAAGCTTTTTGATCAATATGACCCTTGTTATAGCCTTAGCAAGCTGTATGGTATATCTCCTTTCCAAGAGTCAAAACCCAAATCTCCCTCTTGCGATTTCCGGCATATTACTGCTGCCCATGATGTTCCTTTCCACAGTTTTTTATCCTGAAAGCGTCTTCAGCGGTAGCAGAGTGCTATCTCTAATAGTTGCAGTTAATCCCATGACCCACGCCGCGAGATTGATTAGGTCTTTCATATATTCAACGCCACTACCAGCTTCAACGTTGCTGATCTCTACAGCATACCTATCGGTTCTTGCGTTTGTAAGTTTGCTATTGGGCATCAGGGGATTTTCACGGGCATTGGAGCGCTAA
- a CDS encoding helix-turn-helix domain-containing protein yields the protein MAASGLSILLKKDVSTIYRHINLLEKAGFVRAVGKEGNEKLYRRTARIFLIAPAGEGNLITPTMDAIHHREAETLYNLFKRAGFEIEDRTLFINVIKTFLSSLETLSRDLVKRLEGMDIDPIEFIHLMNLLVLINSPKLQEEAKKLRKLLKLED from the coding sequence ATGGCCGCTTCCGGGCTCAGCATCCTATTAAAGAAGGATGTCTCGACGATATACCGCCACATAAATCTCCTGGAAAAGGCGGGATTTGTAAGGGCTGTGGGAAAGGAGGGCAACGAAAAGCTCTATCGAAGGACGGCGAGGATATTCCTCATAGCACCAGCGGGAGAGGGGAACCTCATAACCCCCACAATGGATGCAATTCATCACCGGGAAGCTGAGACGCTCTACAATCTCTTTAAACGAGCGGGATTTGAAATTGAGGACAGAACCCTCTTTATAAATGTGATAAAAACCTTCCTCTCGAGTTTGGAAACCCTCTCGCGGGATTTAGTCAAGCGTCTGGAAGGTATGGACATAGATCCCATTGAGTTTATACACCTCATGAACCTCTTGGTTTTGATAAACTCCCCCAAACTGCAGGAAGAAGCAAAGAAACTGAGAAAACTCCTTAAGTTGGAGGATTAG
- a CDS encoding DUF211 domain-containing protein: MLYLFSNYPPSGDVDFDGVNITLVEIDKETENIKITIVGDNLDYEEIVRTIEEFGGVVHSIDMVAAGKRIIEESETPQDSLEEY; encoded by the coding sequence TTGTTATACCTTTTTTCAAATTATCCCCCATCAGGTGATGTGGATTTTGACGGTGTTAACATAACCCTCGTCGAGATAGACAAGGAAACGGAGAACATCAAGATAACGATAGTCGGGGACAACCTTGACTATGAGGAGATTGTCAGAACCATAGAGGAATTTGGGGGAGTTGTGCACAGCATAGATATGGTTGCTGCAGGTAAGAGGATTATAGAAGAGAGTGAAACACCCCAAGATAGCCTTGAAGAATATTGA
- a CDS encoding 6-pyruvoyl trahydropterin synthase family protein, with protein MKARIVERFRFEAAHAVSMDGEREELHGHTFLLEVAVEGEIERGYVMDFLELRRTVDGIIGRLDHRNLNNLFDNPTAENVALWIAGEIQKSLPADVKLARLTLWEGEDNGVELEF; from the coding sequence ATGAAGGCGAGGATAGTGGAGCGCTTCAGGTTCGAGGCCGCCCACGCCGTTTCCATGGACGGAGAACGGGAGGAGCTTCACGGGCACACCTTCCTCCTCGAGGTGGCCGTTGAGGGGGAGATAGAGAGGGGTTACGTGATGGACTTCCTCGAGCTGAGGAGAACCGTGGACGGGATAATCGGACGGCTCGACCACAGGAACCTTAACAACCTCTTCGACAACCCCACGGCGGAGAACGTCGCCCTCTGGATCGCCGGGGAGATACAGAAAAGCCTTCCGGCGGACGTTAAGCTCGCGAGGCTGACCCTCTGGGAGGGCGAGGATAACGGGGTGGAGTTAGAGTTTTAG